One window of Helicoverpa zea isolate HzStark_Cry1AcR chromosome 12, ilHelZeax1.1, whole genome shotgun sequence genomic DNA carries:
- the LOC124634925 gene encoding epimerase family protein SDR39U1, translating into MAGRKIIIGGGTGFIGSHLGELLTSKGYAVLNVARKPATNNISWSVLEQSGLPKACAVVNCAGQQFMDFTKSWTPGFKQNVKNSRVYTTKALAKAINESKDKPKVYVVLTGVGAYEPSTSNIYDECSPTTGHDFFSRLTVEWEKAAQVDEPVRLVIVRCGAVLGRWGGMIKNMFLPFYLGLGGRIGSGTQYLPWIHIDDLARLILFSIENENVKGVLNGVAPQVITNDDFTKSFARALRRPAFFPVPEVILNMVLHEERAMIMTKGQHVVPKRVLEYGFEYKYADIDEACKEFAHLCPPKKQPLK; encoded by the exons ATGGCAGGTAGAAAAATCATAATTG gtGGTGGTACAGGCTTTATTGGAAGCCATTTAGGAGAACTTTTGACCTCAAAAGGCTATGCTGTTCTCAATGTGGCCCGGAAGCCAGCCACAAACAATATCTCATGGTCAGTCTTAGAGCAATCGGGATTGCCCAAAGCTTGTGCAGTTGTCAACTGTGCTGGACAACAATTTATGGATTTCACAAAATCCTGGACACCTGG ATTTAAACAAAATGTCAAGAACTCCAGAGTTTACACAACTAAAGCATTAGCTAAAGCAATTAACGAGAGCAAAGACAAGCCTAAGGTTTATGTTGTCCTCACTGGTGTTGGTGCTTATGAACCTTCAACATCAAACATTTATGATGAGTGCAGTCCCACCACTGGCCACGATTTCTTTTCTCGACTCACAGTTGAGTGGGAGAAGGCTGCTCAAGTGGATGAACCTGTTAGGCTT GTAATAGTTCGTTGTGGCGCTGTCCTAGGCCGTTGGGGTGGTATGatcaaaaatatgtttcttcCTTTTTACCTCGGGCTCGGCGGCCGCATTGGCAGTGGCACGCAGTACTTACCATGGATCCACATAGACGACCTCGCTCGACTGATACTATTTTCAATCgaaaatgaaaatgttaaaGGTGTACTGAACGGTGTGGCGCCGCAAGTTATAACCAACGATGATTTCACTAAA tcgTTTGCTAGAGCTTTGCGGCGACCCGCTTTTTTCCCAGTCCCGGAAGTTATTCTAAACATGGTGTTGCATGAAGAGAGAGCTATGATAATGACGAAGGGCCAACACGTCGTGCCGAAGCGAGTCTTAGAATATGGCTTCGAATATAAATACGCAGATATCGACGAAGCCTGCAAAGAATTCGCGCACCTGTGTCCTCCTAAGAAACAACCGCTTAAATAG
- the LOC124634926 gene encoding tRNA-splicing endonuclease subunit Sen34 isoform X2 translates to MISLYVENGIAYVWNSEGLPMALTSEEAALLVEKGVCELFELPNLTTKPTEEEKQTVRELEQNVLAEQTEALKKRKIEQLSQKIDIIIAGKRQKLLSKGVTDIQLDKQTLLQEEISKLPKLAPGHVLTHLPTEHYIATEKKKVNIDVLHPSVVEGKGAIKYKIFKNLWEKHYHITNGSKFGCDYLLYPGDPVRFHATYMVRCIYDHTATISPAQVVAFGRLSVAVNKLAVLAFYNCHGKLEYQTLQWHDNVI, encoded by the exons ATGATATCCTTATATGTGGAAAATGGAATTGCATATGTGTGGAACTCTgaag GACTACCTATGGCTTTAACTTCTGAGGAAGCTGCATTATTAGTAGAAAAAGGAGTTTGTGAGTTATTTGAATTACCTAACTTGACAACAAAACCAACTGAAGAAGAAAAGCAGACAGTAAGGGAATTGGAACAAAA TGTTTTAGCAGAACAAACTGAAGCCTTGAAGAAACGCAAAATAGAACAGTTGTCACAGAAGATAGACATTATAATTGCAGGGAAGAGACAAAAACTACTGTCCAAAGGAGTTACTG ATATTCAGTTGGATAAACAGACCCTATTGCAAGAGGAAATTAGTAAATTGCCAAAGTTAGCTCCAGGTCATGTTCTAACACACTTGCCAACAGAACATTACATTGCCACag aaaagaaaaaagttaatattgatGTGTTACATCCCAGTGTTGTGGAAGGAAAAggtgcaataaaatataaaatcttcaAGAATTTATGGGAAAAACACTATCATATAACTAATGGATCAAAGTTTGGTTGTGACTATCTTCTATATCCAG GAGACCCAGTGAGATTCCATGCAACCTACATGGTGCGATGTATCTATGACCACACAGCTACTATCAGTCCCGCACAGGTTGTGGCATTTGGAAGATTATCAGTAGCAGTAAACAAACTAGCTGTCTTAGCCTTTTATAATTGTCATGGGAAGTTAGAATATCAAACCCTCCAATGGCAtgataatgttatttaa
- the LOC124635368 gene encoding lipase 1-like: MLRRELSVVLATCFALAAARGSPHGDDIKELLKSIDSRYSDNVFEDANLDVPGLIRKYRYPLEVHNVTTEDGYILEMHRIPHGRDANNDPNKRRPVVFVMHGLLCSSADFVLMGPGSGLGYILAEEGFDVWMGNARGNYYSRRHVRLNPDAILSTAFWKFSWDEMGIRDLPAMIDYVLEATGEQRLHYVGHSQGTTAFFVLGSMLPAYNAKIISMQALAPVAYMAHNKNLLLKMLAPYSNNIESIASLMGIGEFLPHSIIFTWAGEALCRDEVVFQPICSNILFLIGGWNENQHNATMMPVILGHTPAGSSVRQLAHYGQGISGKQFRRYDHGSALSNYRAYGSIKPPRYDLSKITTPVFLHYSDTDPLAHVEDVETLFRELGRPIGKFRVPQATFSHIDFMYGINAKELVYNRAINLIKAMDANAFDDELLRNQIDFSSN, encoded by the exons ATGTTACGCAGAGAGCTGTCAGTGGTGTTGGCCACATGTTTCGCCTTGGCCGCGGCCAGGGGATCTCCTCACGGTGACGACATTAAGGAATTGTTAAAAAGTATCGATTCACGATATTCCGATAATGTGTTTGAAGACGCAAATTTAGATGTG CCTGGCCTTATCAGAAAATATCGCTATCCACTAGAAGTTCACAATGTGACGACAGAAGATGGCTATATATTGGAAATGCATCGCATTCCTCACGGCCGAGACGCTAACAACGATCCGAATAAAAGAAGACCAGTTGTGTTTGTGATGCATGGACTGCTATGCTCATCTGCTGATTTCGTTCTTATGGGTCCGGGATCAGGCTTAG GCTATATCCTCGCAGAGGAGGGCTTTGACGTGTGGATGGGTAACGCTCGCGGTAACTACTACTCCCGCAGACACGTTAGGCTGAATCCTGATGCAATCTTGAGCACCGCATTCTGGAAGTTCTCTTGGGATGAAATGGGAATCAGAGATTTGCCGGCTATGATTGATTACGTGTTGGAGGCCACAGGAGAGCAAAGACTACATTATGTTGGACACTCACAGGGCACCACAGCTTTCTTCGTGTTGGGCTCAATGTTGCCTGCATACAAtgccaaaattatttcaatgcaaGCATTGGCCCCAGTGGCATATATGGCTCACAACAAAAACCTTCTTCTGAAAATGTTGGCACCCTATTCCAATAATATTGAA AGTATTGCTTCTTTGATGGGAATCGGCGAGTTTTTGCCTCACAGCATTATCTTCACATGGGCCGGGGAGGCACTGTGCCGCGATGAAGTGGTCTTCCAACCGATATGTAGCAATATTCTCTTTTTGATTGGTGGATGGAACGAAAACCAACATAACGCG ACCATGATGCCGGTCATCTTAGGGCACACTCCGGCCGGGTCGTCGGTGAGACAGCTCGCTCACTACGGACAAGGAATCTCCGGCAAACAATTTCGTCGCTATGATCATGGGTCTGCACTATCTAATTATAGGGCATACGGGTCAATCAAACCACCACGTTACGACTTGTCTAAAATTACCACTCCAGTGTTTCTTCATTACTCCGACACCGACCCATTGGCTCATGTCGAGGACGTCGAAACATTGTTCAGGGAATTAGGTAGACCAATTGGCAAATTCCGAGTTCCACAGGCTACCTTTAGTCACATTGATTTCATGTATGGTATAAACGCAAAAGAATTGGTCTACAATAGAGCCATCAACCTTATCAAAGCTATGGACGCTAATGCATTCGACGATGAACTATTACGAAACCAAATTGATTTTTCATCAAATTAA
- the LOC124634927 gene encoding programmed cell death protein 5: MDDPELDKIRQQRLAQLQAQHGGTGDPNHAKQQEERMQAMEEAKHTILAQALSQDARARLNTIKLSRPEKGAMVENMICRMAQMGQVRNKITEPELIQLLESLNQQMPKSSSTVKFDRRRAALDSDDDDF, translated from the exons atggatGACCCGGAGTTAGACAAGATTAGACAACAGCGATTGGCTCAACTTCAGGCTCAACACGGG GGGACAGGTGATCCGAATCATGCTAAACAACAGGAAGAAAGGATGCAGGCAATGGAAGAAGCCAAACACACAATACTTGCACAAGCACTTAGTCAAGACGCCAGAGCCAgac tgAACACAATTAAGCTGAGTAGACCAGAAAAGGGTGCCATGGTTGAAAATATGATCTGTAGAATGGCCCAAATGGGTCAAGTTCGCAATAAAATTACAGAACCAGAACTAATACAACTCCTAGAGTCGCTGAACCAACAAATGCCTAAATCTTCAAGCACTGTGAAGTTTGACAGAAGGAGGGCCGCTCTTGactcagatgatgatgatttctag
- the LOC124635113 gene encoding lipase 3-like — MLHGGLFVVLATCVALAATRESPHADTVRQLFQSIDMRHSDNVFEDGLLDVPDLIRKYRYPVEVHTVTTKDGYILEMHRIPHGRDVNNDPNQKRPVVFLMHGMVSSSADLVIMGPGSALGYILAEEGFDVWMGNARGNYYSRRHVSLNPDVGSTFWKFSWDEIGNIDLPTMIDYALEVSGQERLHYIGHSQGTTSFFVLGSLQPAYNDKFISMHAMAPSAYFEHIENPFLRLVARYVNNIERLAYLLGTGEYLPNSEALTWAGQNLCHDEAVFQPMCSNIVFLIGGWNEDQHNATMIPAILGHSPAGAAARQFVHYGQGIASGEFRRYDHGNVLSNIRAYGTSRPPNYELSKITAPVFLHYSESDPLAHVEDVDRLFRELGNPMGKLLVPMSKFTHLDFIYAIDGRELLYDRIIDIMKTMDASNFYNV, encoded by the exons ATGTTACACGGGGGGTTGTTCGTGGTGTTGGCCACATGTGTCGCCCTGGCAGCAACCAGGGAGTCTCCGCATGCTGACACCGTAAGACAGTTGTTCCAAAGCATTGACATGCGACATTCAGACAACGTGTTTGAAGACGGACTTTTAGATGTG CCCGACCTTATTAGAAAATATCGTTATCCAGTAGAAGTTCACACAGTGACGACAAAGGATGGCTATATATTGGAAATGCATCGCATTCCTCACGGCCGAGACGTTAACAACGACCCGAATCAAAAAAGACCAGTTGTATTCTTGATGCACGGAATGGTTTCTTCATCTGCTGATTTAGTTATAATGGGCCCTGGCTCCGCTCTAG GCTATATCCTCGCAGAGGAAGGTTTTGACGTGTGGATGGGTAACGCTCGCGGTAATTACTACTCACGCAGACACGTCAGTCTAAACCCTGACGTGGGTAGCACATTCTGGAAGTTCTCTTGGGATGAAATAGGCAACATAGACCTCCCGACTATGATCGACTACGCATTAGAGGTGTCAGGACAAGAGCGACTGCACTACATAGGACACTCGCAAGGCACCACATCGTTCTTCGTTCTAGGATCTCTGCAACCAGCTTACAATGACAAATTTATTTCTATGCACGCTATGGCTCCATCAGCTTATTTTGAACATATCGAAAACCCCTTTTTAAGATTAGTGGCGCGCTACGTTAATAATATTGAG aggCTTGCATATTTGCTCGGTACCGGCGAGTATCTGCCCAATAGTGAAGCTCTGACATGGGCTGGACAGAACTTGTGTCATGATGAAGCAGTATTCCAACCGATGTGCAGTAACATCGTGTTCTTAATTGGAGGATGGAACGAAGATCAACACAATGCG ACTATGATACCCGCCATACTCGGCCACAGTCCGGCTGGTGCGGCCGCGAGGCAGTTCGTTCACTACGGCCAAGGTATCGCAAGCGGAGAGTTCCGTCGGTACGACCATGGAAATGTACTGTCAAATATAAGAGCTTATGGGACATCCCGACCACCAAATTATGAGTTATCTAAAATAACTGCTCCAGTGTTCCTTCATTATTCCGAAAGCGATCCATTGGCGCATGTTGAAGATGTCGATAGACTGTTCAGGGAACTAGGTAATCCAATGGGTAAGCTTCTCGTGCCGATGAGCAAATTCACTCACCTTGATTTTATATACGCCATTGATGGAAGGGAATTACTCTATGACAGAATTATTGATATAATGAAAACCATGGACGCCagtaatttttataatgtttaa
- the LOC124634926 gene encoding tRNA-splicing endonuclease subunit Sen34 isoform X1 codes for MISLYVENGIAYVWNSEDWFTLRANHRICGSLIGSIPSFPRQNDFLGLPMALTSEEAALLVEKGVCELFELPNLTTKPTEEEKQTVRELEQNVLAEQTEALKKRKIEQLSQKIDIIIAGKRQKLLSKGVTDIQLDKQTLLQEEISKLPKLAPGHVLTHLPTEHYIATEKKKVNIDVLHPSVVEGKGAIKYKIFKNLWEKHYHITNGSKFGCDYLLYPGDPVRFHATYMVRCIYDHTATISPAQVVAFGRLSVAVNKLAVLAFYNCHGKLEYQTLQWHDNVI; via the exons ATGATATCCTTATATGTGGAAAATGGAATTGCATATGTGTGGAACTCTgaag ATTGGTTTACCTTACGAGCTAATCATCGCATATGTGGTTCACTCATCGGTTCTATACCATCATTCCCGAGGCAAAATGATTTCTTAG GACTACCTATGGCTTTAACTTCTGAGGAAGCTGCATTATTAGTAGAAAAAGGAGTTTGTGAGTTATTTGAATTACCTAACTTGACAACAAAACCAACTGAAGAAGAAAAGCAGACAGTAAGGGAATTGGAACAAAA TGTTTTAGCAGAACAAACTGAAGCCTTGAAGAAACGCAAAATAGAACAGTTGTCACAGAAGATAGACATTATAATTGCAGGGAAGAGACAAAAACTACTGTCCAAAGGAGTTACTG ATATTCAGTTGGATAAACAGACCCTATTGCAAGAGGAAATTAGTAAATTGCCAAAGTTAGCTCCAGGTCATGTTCTAACACACTTGCCAACAGAACATTACATTGCCACag aaaagaaaaaagttaatattgatGTGTTACATCCCAGTGTTGTGGAAGGAAAAggtgcaataaaatataaaatcttcaAGAATTTATGGGAAAAACACTATCATATAACTAATGGATCAAAGTTTGGTTGTGACTATCTTCTATATCCAG GAGACCCAGTGAGATTCCATGCAACCTACATGGTGCGATGTATCTATGACCACACAGCTACTATCAGTCCCGCACAGGTTGTGGCATTTGGAAGATTATCAGTAGCAGTAAACAAACTAGCTGTCTTAGCCTTTTATAATTGTCATGGGAAGTTAGAATATCAAACCCTCCAATGGCAtgataatgttatttaa